One window of Triticum dicoccoides isolate Atlit2015 ecotype Zavitan chromosome 5A, WEW_v2.0, whole genome shotgun sequence genomic DNA carries:
- the LOC119299773 gene encoding CBS domain-containing protein CBSCBSPB3-like, which produces MSSTAAAAPPARRMRSRLPSASSCRSDDPSSATNANGNGKTSPKLASPKHLPGERTVKKLRLSKALTIPEGTTVYDASRRMAARRVDAVLLTDAQGLLSGIVTDKVNYFHYFSVEYVQQRLN; this is translated from the exons ATGAGCTCCACGGCTGCTGCGGCACCACCAGCTAGGCGCATGCGCAGCCGGCTGCCGTCTGCCTCGTCCTGCAGGTCTGATGACCCCTCCTCCGCCACCAACGCCAACGGAAATGGGAAGACCTCCCCGAAGCTTGCTTCTCCCAAACATCTTCC GGGGGAGAGGACGGTGAAGAAGCTAAGGCTGTCCAAGGCGCTGACGATACCTGAGGGCACGACGGTCTACGACGCGTCCCGGCGGATGGCGGCGAGGCGGGTCGACGCGGTGCTGCTCACCGATGCCCAAGGCCTCCTATCTGGCATAGTCACCGATAAGGTGAACTACTTTCATTACTTTTCAGTGGAATATGTT cagcagagattaaatTAA